One genomic segment of Candidatus Eremiobacteraceae bacterium includes these proteins:
- a CDS encoding VOC family protein: MATASKVGIKGIDTTMYLVKDVDRAKKFYTDLLGFEPTLEFLPVGVEWTFPTGETFGLVKPPNAPWEKSGGVHFGVEDIKAAVAECQERGIVFEDEAKIYETPGCFLAFALDTEGSGLILHQLKPGR, from the coding sequence ATGGCCACAGCCAGCAAAGTCGGCATCAAAGGCATCGACACGACGATGTATCTCGTCAAGGACGTCGATCGAGCGAAGAAATTTTACACCGATCTCTTGGGATTCGAGCCGACCCTCGAGTTCTTGCCCGTCGGCGTCGAGTGGACGTTTCCGACCGGCGAGACCTTCGGCCTCGTAAAACCGCCGAATGCGCCGTGGGAGAAATCAGGCGGCGTGCATTTCGGCGTCGAGGACATCAAAGCTGCAGTCGCCGAGTGCCAGGAGCGCGGTATCGTGTTCGAAGATGAAGCGAAGATCTACGAGACGCCCGGCTGCTTCTTGGCGTTCGCGCTCGATACCGAAGGGAGCGGCCTCATCCTCCACCAGTTGAAGCCCGGCCGCTAG
- a CDS encoding HD domain-containing protein, translated as MMDETGTRLTDRFLDAVRYAALVHADQRRKGTKIPYLGHLLAVAGLVIDAGGTEDEAIAALLHDAAEDQGGHRRLEEIRTHFGSRVADIVESCSDSLEEDPKVKAPWRERKQHYIEQLAADDDVSVYLISAADKLHNARSMLDDYRVVGDRLWSRFSRDGGRDRIVWNYRQLIGVYSGGPDDPRRTSIVRRLTEVVDALDTESERGEESAHE; from the coding sequence ATGATGGATGAAACCGGCACCCGACTCACCGACCGCTTTCTCGATGCGGTACGTTATGCCGCGCTCGTCCATGCAGACCAGCGGCGCAAGGGCACGAAGATTCCCTACCTCGGCCACTTGCTCGCGGTTGCGGGCCTCGTCATCGACGCGGGCGGCACGGAAGATGAGGCGATCGCCGCGCTGCTCCACGACGCTGCCGAGGATCAAGGCGGCCATCGGCGGCTCGAAGAGATTCGGACACATTTCGGATCTCGAGTCGCCGACATCGTCGAGTCGTGTTCCGACTCGCTCGAAGAAGACCCGAAAGTCAAGGCGCCGTGGCGCGAACGCAAGCAGCATTACATCGAGCAGCTCGCCGCCGACGACGACGTTTCCGTCTACCTCATCAGCGCCGCCGATAAGCTCCACAACGCGCGGTCGATGCTCGATGACTACCGCGTCGTCGGTGACCGCCTTTGGTCGCGCTTCAGTCGCGACGGCGGACGCGACCGGATCGTATGGAACTACCGCCAGCTCATCGGGGTGTATAGCGGTGGGCCGGACGATCCCCGGCGGACGTCCATCGTGCGCAGGCTCACGGAAGTGGTCGATGCGCTCGACACGGAGTCGGAACGCGGCGAAGAATCCGCGCACGAGTAG
- a CDS encoding acyltransferase encodes MDGLRGIAILLVVACHGAKYTMDFHQGWSYHALEEGAHGVDLFFVISGFCLAYPILRRRFESGALSFDVVRFYCRRVVRIVPAYWVAFLALLAVSLFVVAHGGEVPWPTVKLPPTFGNGVLQLFFLNSSTNLCGAFWTLAVEMRWYIVFPILMWLYMRWPVTIYALMIAAPSVYWFTPFQRLDFATLPGFLLGIIAADLAIRGNKVNRFAPALFVIAVAASLWLEPKGHLAYAVQNQIWWQVAAFFLVLAGVANGVFQRVLSYRALAMIGIMAYSIYLYHDPIEAWFAFAGGQTLIPAMVAGVLVGALGWLLVERYITERRVRDRLVAAIERPVRRILDFKKPNVSDQQTSKVYSET; translated from the coding sequence ATGGACGGCCTGCGGGGCATCGCGATCCTCCTCGTCGTCGCTTGCCACGGCGCCAAATACACGATGGATTTTCATCAAGGGTGGTCCTATCACGCGCTCGAGGAGGGCGCGCACGGCGTCGACCTCTTCTTCGTCATTTCCGGGTTTTGCCTCGCCTACCCGATCTTGCGGCGGCGCTTCGAGTCCGGTGCGCTTTCGTTCGACGTCGTCCGCTTTTATTGCCGGCGCGTCGTCCGGATCGTGCCTGCATATTGGGTGGCGTTCCTAGCGCTGCTCGCCGTTTCGCTCTTCGTGGTCGCGCACGGCGGAGAAGTTCCGTGGCCGACGGTCAAGTTGCCGCCGACATTCGGCAACGGCGTCTTGCAGTTGTTCTTCCTGAACAGCTCAACGAATCTATGCGGTGCCTTCTGGACGCTCGCCGTCGAAATGCGGTGGTACATCGTCTTCCCGATTCTCATGTGGCTCTACATGCGCTGGCCGGTGACGATCTACGCGCTCATGATCGCGGCTCCGTCGGTGTACTGGTTCACGCCCTTCCAGCGGCTCGACTTCGCAACGCTGCCGGGCTTTCTGCTCGGCATCATCGCGGCCGATCTTGCGATCCGTGGAAACAAAGTGAACCGCTTCGCGCCCGCGTTGTTCGTCATCGCCGTTGCCGCCTCGCTGTGGCTCGAACCGAAGGGTCATCTCGCGTACGCCGTGCAGAACCAGATATGGTGGCAGGTCGCTGCCTTCTTCCTCGTCCTTGCCGGCGTCGCCAATGGCGTCTTTCAACGCGTTCTCTCGTATCGGGCGCTCGCGATGATCGGGATCATGGCGTACAGCATCTACCTCTATCACGATCCAATCGAGGCGTGGTTCGCATTCGCCGGCGGCCAGACTTTGATCCCCGCGATGGTAGCAGGCGTGCTCGTCGGCGCGCTCGGCTGGTTGCTCGTCGAACGGTACATCACGGAACGGCGCGTGCGCGATCGCCTCGTCGCCGCGATCGAGCGGCCTGTCCGCCGCATTCTCGACTTCAAGAAACCTAACGTGAGCGATCAGCAAACGTCCAAAGTGTACAGTGAAACCTAG
- a CDS encoding DUF4239 domain-containing protein, with protein MRADMLDYSHVMIDDEWPKMRDGGFSLQGDTIIMDATTAVGQLRPRDATESNAQAAEIALLNTLHDARQQRLSGSDAALTELQWIVLFIGAIVVVGFCYLFQVESAGAHLVMTGAVAVIIATMMVLIFELESPFRSPIGISSSAWNAVISHIEFMDSRPGSMMNLKN; from the coding sequence ATGCGCGCGGACATGCTCGACTACTCTCACGTCATGATCGACGACGAGTGGCCGAAGATGCGCGACGGCGGGTTCAGCCTGCAGGGCGACACGATCATCATGGATGCGACGACCGCCGTCGGTCAGCTGCGCCCTCGCGATGCGACCGAGTCCAACGCGCAGGCGGCCGAGATCGCGTTGCTCAACACGCTACACGACGCGCGCCAGCAGCGCTTGAGCGGCAGCGATGCGGCGCTCACCGAGCTGCAATGGATCGTGCTGTTCATCGGCGCGATCGTCGTCGTCGGCTTCTGCTACCTCTTCCAAGTCGAGAGCGCGGGCGCGCATCTCGTCATGACGGGCGCGGTCGCGGTCATCATCGCGACGATGATGGTGCTCATCTTCGAGCTCGAGAGTCCGTTTCGAAGCCCGATCGGCATCTCGTCGTCAGCCTGGAACGCGGTCATCTCGCACATCGAGTTTATGGATAGCCGGCCGGGCTCGATGATGAATCTGAAAAACTGA
- a CDS encoding pirin family protein: MSVRPIKRLIKSKPTLEGAGVHLRRAFGFGNTSDFDPFLLLDDFRNDVPADYLPGFPWHPHRGIETITYVLAGSVEHGDSIGHSGTIASGDVQWMTAGRGIIHQEMPKGDTTGRMHGFQLWANLPSKLKMMKPRYQEVISGDIPEVTDDDGTHVRIVCGEFWGKRGPVDEVAIDPIYLDVTVPAGRKRSIPVETTRHAFAYVFAGDGKFANASDPLDVPTEPVAWADTAPPANAENKSLVLFDDGDEVVVQAGEDGVRFLLVSGKPLGEPVAWYGPIVMNTQEQLREAFTELQEGTFLKA, encoded by the coding sequence ATGTCAGTTCGACCGATCAAGCGCCTCATCAAATCGAAGCCGACGCTCGAAGGCGCGGGCGTCCATCTCCGGCGAGCGTTCGGGTTCGGCAATACGTCCGACTTCGACCCGTTCTTGCTGCTCGACGACTTCCGCAACGACGTCCCCGCCGACTACTTGCCGGGTTTCCCGTGGCACCCGCATCGCGGCATCGAGACCATCACTTACGTGCTCGCCGGCTCCGTCGAACATGGCGACAGCATCGGGCACAGCGGCACGATCGCATCGGGTGACGTCCAGTGGATGACCGCGGGTCGCGGCATCATCCATCAAGAGATGCCCAAGGGCGACACGACCGGACGCATGCACGGTTTTCAGTTGTGGGCGAACCTGCCGTCCAAGCTCAAGATGATGAAGCCGCGCTATCAAGAGGTCATCTCCGGCGACATACCCGAGGTGACCGACGACGACGGCACGCACGTGCGCATCGTCTGCGGCGAGTTCTGGGGCAAGCGCGGTCCTGTCGACGAGGTCGCGATCGATCCGATCTATCTCGACGTCACGGTACCGGCCGGCCGCAAACGCTCGATCCCAGTCGAGACGACGCGGCACGCCTTCGCGTATGTCTTCGCGGGCGACGGCAAATTCGCGAACGCGTCCGATCCGCTCGACGTGCCGACCGAACCGGTCGCCTGGGCGGACACCGCGCCGCCTGCAAACGCGGAGAACAAATCGCTCGTCCTCTTCGACGATGGTGACGAGGTCGTCGTCCAAGCGGGCGAGGACGGCGTCCGCTTTCTCCTCGTATCTGGCAAGCCGCTCGGCGAGCCGGTCGCGTGGTACGGACCCATCGTGATGAACACCCAGGAGCAGCTGCGCGAGGCGTTCACGGAACTGCAAGAAGGCACGTTCCTCAAAGCCTGA
- a CDS encoding TonB family protein, giving the protein MDTQTDSPPPLFTKREKYALAVLTLSFIVASALVHVVIGSVGSSIFPRFQPAAAAPLQYAQLEHLIKATPTPTPAPTPRIVVTAVPHEQQTRSPETRPPVHPPHQSSGDNKPKHGGITDIATPTGAPVVSPPTSLPSAAPAASPTPGAPEQIVDSEFIRKMTPDYPEIAKDENVEGTVTVRVTIGLDGQVEAAVVVQSSGSSQLDDAALKAARGSVYRSPLLDGNPTTRDYLIIYTFALDA; this is encoded by the coding sequence ATGGACACGCAAACCGATTCGCCGCCGCCGCTCTTCACGAAACGCGAGAAATATGCGCTCGCGGTGCTGACGCTCTCGTTTATCGTCGCCTCGGCGCTCGTCCACGTCGTCATCGGCAGCGTCGGCAGCAGCATATTTCCTCGCTTCCAACCAGCGGCGGCCGCACCGCTGCAATATGCGCAGCTCGAACACCTGATAAAGGCGACCCCGACCCCGACTCCAGCGCCTACCCCGCGCATCGTCGTGACGGCGGTGCCGCACGAACAACAAACCCGCTCGCCGGAGACACGTCCCCCCGTACACCCGCCACACCAAAGTTCGGGCGACAACAAACCGAAACACGGCGGGATCACAGATATCGCGACACCGACCGGGGCGCCAGTCGTCTCGCCGCCGACCTCACTACCATCCGCTGCTCCCGCCGCAAGCCCGACACCCGGAGCACCTGAGCAGATCGTCGACAGCGAATTCATCCGCAAAATGACGCCGGACTATCCGGAGATCGCCAAGGATGAGAACGTCGAAGGGACCGTAACGGTTCGCGTGACGATCGGCCTTGATGGTCAGGTCGAGGCTGCAGTCGTGGTCCAGTCCTCAGGCAGCTCGCAGCTCGACGACGCAGCTCTCAAGGCCGCGCGCGGTAGTGTCTACCGCTCCCCGCTGCTCGACGGCAACCCCACGACGCGCGACTACCTCATCATCTACACGTTTGCTTTGGACGCATGA